Proteins encoded together in one Microcaecilia unicolor chromosome 3, aMicUni1.1, whole genome shotgun sequence window:
- the MSGN1 gene encoding mesogenin-1 — translation MAKLHPAVTEYVLDSAPEPDALFSTWKWKYNPETCVLNLVSSPQSLSPLSDASLESSSSPPCSAAVEMPCSNLMGYSFVDFPCSRLQSSGHEKMHQRSPKRRMTVQRRRKASEREKLRMRNLAEALLTLRNFLPPIYSQGGRPLTKIQTLKCTIRYIRELSDLVNTLKA, via the coding sequence ATGGCTAAGTTGCATCCAGCTGTCACCGAATACGTACTGGACTCTGCTCCAGAGCCCGATGCTCTATTCTCTACCTGGAAATGGAAATACAATCCGGAGACCTGTGTGTTAAACCTAGTGTCGTCTCCCCAAAGCCTGTCGCCCTTGTCAGATGCTTCTTTGGAATCCAGCTCTTCCCCTCCTTGCTCGGCAGCGGTGGAGATGCCCTGCAGCAACCTGATGGGCTACAGCTTCGTGGATTTCCCTTGCAGCCGGCTCCAGAGCTCAGGCCATGAGAAAATGCACCAGAGAAGCCCCAAGCGCAGAATGACGGTGCAGCGCCGGAGGAAAGCCAGCGAAAGAGAGAAACTCCGGATGAGGAACCTGGCCGAAGCCCTGCTCACTCTCCGTAATTTTCTGCCTCCCATCTACAGCCAGGGAGGCAGACCTCTCACCAAAATCCAGACTCTGAAATGTACCATCAGGTACATCAGGGAACTCTCAGACCTGGTGAACACCCTGAAAGCGTAA